A genome region from Bradyrhizobium sp. WSM1417 includes the following:
- a CDS encoding LacI family DNA-binding transcriptional regulator has translation MGRNRTKSGKIRLAEVAELAGVSPITASRFFRNPEALSVAKRTRVESAARELGYVPNLAARALASQRTEVIGVLIPSLTNNVFSDVLRGIYDASENSHYSIQLSNTRYSILQEEKLLRLFLAQKPAGLIVTGIDQTTESRAMLDAADCPIVQIMEIGPNPIDMMIGFSHYEAARAAVAHLFAQGHRKIGFVGARMDPRVQRRLDGYVSAMKDAGLFEQRLVVTTATPTSVTLGGALFTDLLAREPGMDAVFCANDDLALGVLFECKRREIAVPEQIAIVGFNDLEFMASAVPTLTSVRTNRYEMGNTAASMLIDAIDGRRPEHPVLDLGFKVIERQSSLARRSDNWPATSGTGAANKMVALPSGHD, from the coding sequence ATGGGTCGAAACCGCACCAAGTCAGGCAAAATCCGGCTGGCGGAAGTCGCCGAGCTTGCCGGCGTCAGCCCGATCACGGCGTCCCGCTTCTTCCGCAATCCCGAGGCGCTGTCGGTCGCCAAGCGGACCCGGGTCGAGAGCGCGGCCAGGGAGCTCGGCTATGTGCCGAACCTGGCGGCACGCGCGTTGGCCTCGCAACGCACCGAGGTGATCGGTGTCTTGATTCCGTCACTAACCAATAATGTGTTCTCCGACGTGCTGCGCGGCATCTACGACGCCTCCGAAAACAGCCATTACTCGATCCAGCTGTCCAACACACGCTACAGTATCCTCCAGGAGGAGAAGCTGCTGCGCCTGTTTCTTGCGCAGAAGCCCGCCGGGCTGATTGTCACCGGCATCGACCAGACCACGGAATCGCGCGCGATGCTCGATGCCGCCGACTGCCCAATCGTGCAAATCATGGAGATCGGGCCCAATCCGATCGACATGATGATCGGCTTTTCGCACTATGAAGCAGCCCGTGCCGCAGTTGCGCATCTGTTTGCACAAGGTCACCGCAAGATTGGCTTCGTCGGCGCGCGGATGGATCCGCGGGTGCAGCGGCGGCTCGACGGGTACGTCTCGGCCATGAAGGACGCAGGGCTGTTCGAGCAACGCCTCGTCGTGACGACGGCGACACCGACCTCGGTGACGCTCGGCGGCGCCCTGTTCACCGATCTCCTGGCGCGGGAGCCCGGCATGGACGCGGTGTTCTGCGCCAATGACGACCTCGCGCTGGGTGTGCTGTTCGAATGCAAGCGCCGCGAGATCGCGGTCCCCGAACAGATCGCGATTGTCGGCTTCAACGATCTCGAATTCATGGCCTCCGCCGTCCCGACTCTCACGAGCGTGCGCACCAACCGCTACGAGATGGGTAACACGGCCGCCAGCATGCTGATCGATGCGATCGACGGACGGCGCCCGGAGCATCCGGTGCTCGATCTCGGCTTCAAGGTGATCGAGCGGCAAAGCTCGTTGGCCCGGCGGTCGGACAACTGGCCAGCCACTTCAGGCACGGGCGCTGCGAACAAAATGGTAGCGTTACCAAGCGGCCATGATTAG
- a CDS encoding ABC transporter ATP-binding protein, whose protein sequence is MSSVQIRDVRKSFGNFEVLHGVSIPIEDGQFVVLVGPSGCGKSTLLRMLAGLENITSGTISIGDRVVNNVQPKERDIAMVFQNYALYPHMTVGENMGFSMKLRGESTEEINKRVKRAAEILALSPLLERYPRQLSGGQRQRVAMGRAIVRDPQVFLFDEPLSNLDAKLRVAMRTEIKELHQRLKTTTVYVTHDQIEAMTMADKIVVMHDGIVEQMGTPLELYDKPENQFVAGFIGSPSMNFLKGHVRVNGVATFEGPNGVKLPLRNAPAASDGRPVVYGVRPEHFTIADDGADAEIVVVEPTGSETQVFAKLGGEQVVAVFRERHQFNPGDKVKLKPDPSVIHLFDEATGKRV, encoded by the coding sequence ATGTCGTCTGTGCAAATCCGCGACGTGCGGAAATCGTTCGGCAATTTTGAAGTACTGCACGGCGTTTCGATTCCGATCGAGGACGGCCAGTTCGTCGTCCTGGTTGGCCCCTCCGGCTGCGGCAAGTCGACGCTTCTGCGCATGCTCGCCGGTCTCGAGAACATCACCTCAGGCACGATTTCGATTGGCGACCGCGTCGTCAACAATGTCCAGCCCAAGGAGCGGGACATTGCGATGGTGTTCCAGAATTACGCGCTCTATCCGCATATGACGGTCGGCGAGAACATGGGGTTCTCGATGAAGCTGCGGGGCGAGAGCACCGAAGAGATCAACAAGCGCGTCAAGCGCGCCGCCGAAATCCTGGCCCTGTCGCCGCTGCTCGAACGGTATCCGCGCCAGCTCTCCGGCGGTCAGCGCCAGCGCGTCGCCATGGGCCGCGCCATCGTGCGCGATCCGCAGGTGTTCCTGTTCGACGAGCCCTTATCGAACCTCGACGCCAAGCTGCGCGTCGCGATGCGCACCGAGATCAAGGAATTGCACCAGCGGCTGAAGACCACGACCGTCTACGTCACCCACGATCAGATCGAGGCCATGACCATGGCCGACAAGATCGTCGTCATGCATGACGGCATCGTCGAGCAGATGGGTACGCCGCTCGAGCTCTACGACAAGCCCGAGAACCAGTTCGTCGCCGGCTTTATCGGCTCGCCGTCCATGAACTTCCTGAAGGGTCATGTGCGCGTCAACGGCGTTGCGACCTTCGAGGGGCCGAATGGCGTCAAGCTGCCGCTCAGGAACGCGCCGGCGGCGTCCGACGGCCGTCCTGTCGTTTACGGCGTGCGTCCCGAGCATTTCACCATCGCGGACGACGGCGCCGATGCCGAGATCGTGGTGGTCGAACCGACCGGCTCGGAAACCCAGGTATTTGCGAAGCTCGGCGGTGAGCAGGTCGTCGCAGTCTTCCGCGAACGTCACCAGTTCAACCCGGGTGACAAGGTTAAGCTGAAGCCCGATCCCTCCGTGATTCATCTGTTCGACGAGGCGACGGGCAAACGCGTGTAG
- a CDS encoding carbohydrate ABC transporter permease, with protein MTTADDQSVGMDYLESFPRKFFRVYLPLGLIIFFLLFPFYWMAVATFKPDAEMYDYEKYNPFWIVHPTLEHIKKLFFDTDYPLWMWNTVIVSVSSTFISLFASVCAAYAIERLRYKGSRYVGLAIFLGYLVPPSILFIPLAAIVFQLGLFDGNLALILTYPTFLIPFCTWLLMGYFRTIPYELEECALIDGATRLQILMKITLPLSLPGVISAGIFAFTLSWNEFIYALTFISSSENKTIPVGAITELVNGDVYHWGALMAAALTGSVPVVILYSFFVEYYVSAMTGAVKE; from the coding sequence ATGACCACTGCAGACGACCAAAGCGTCGGAATGGACTACCTCGAGAGCTTCCCGCGGAAGTTTTTTCGGGTCTACCTTCCGCTCGGCCTGATCATCTTCTTCCTGCTATTCCCGTTCTACTGGATGGCGGTCGCGACGTTCAAGCCGGACGCGGAAATGTACGACTACGAAAAGTACAATCCGTTCTGGATCGTGCACCCGACGCTGGAGCACATCAAGAAGCTGTTCTTCGACACCGACTATCCGCTCTGGATGTGGAACACCGTGATCGTCTCGGTGTCGTCGACCTTCATCTCCCTGTTCGCCAGCGTCTGCGCCGCCTACGCGATCGAGCGCTTGCGCTACAAGGGCTCGCGCTATGTCGGCCTTGCGATCTTCCTCGGCTATCTCGTGCCGCCCTCGATCCTGTTCATCCCGCTGGCGGCGATCGTGTTTCAGCTCGGCCTGTTCGACGGCAATCTGGCGCTGATCCTGACCTATCCGACCTTCCTGATCCCGTTCTGCACCTGGCTGCTGATGGGCTATTTCCGCACCATCCCCTATGAGCTGGAGGAGTGTGCGCTGATCGACGGGGCGACGCGGCTGCAGATTCTGATGAAGATCACGCTGCCGCTTTCGCTGCCGGGCGTGATCTCGGCGGGCATCTTCGCCTTCACCTTGTCCTGGAACGAGTTCATCTACGCGCTGACCTTCATCTCCTCGTCCGAGAACAAGACGATCCCCGTCGGCGCGATCACCGAGCTCGTCAATGGCGACGTCTACCATTGGGGTGCGCTGATGGCGGCGGCTCTGACCGGCTCGGTTCCCGTAGTTATCCTTTATTCCTTCTTCGTGGAGTACTATGTGTCGGCGATGACCGGCGCCGTGAAGGAATGA
- a CDS encoding carbohydrate ABC transporter permease: MAVMAESTVAQVKRSSLWTRAFESRNFLGAMFMVPAIAILILFLAYPLALGFWLGMTDTKIGGAGRYIGFQNFVSLSKDSVFWLSVFNTIFYTVAASAVKFAIGLYLALLLNERLPMKSMVRAIVLLPFVVPTVLSAIAFWWIYDSQFSIISWVLIKAGLITRYIDFLGDPWNARWSVVAANIWRGVPFVAITLLAGLQTISPSLYEAANLDGATNLQRFRHITLPMLSPIIAVVMTFSVLMTFTDFQLIYTITRGGPINSTHLMATLSFQRAITGGNLGEGAAISNAMIPFLVAAILLSFFGLQRSRWQQGGRD, from the coding sequence ATGGCAGTTATGGCCGAGTCCACTGTCGCGCAGGTCAAGCGCAGCAGCTTGTGGACCAGAGCATTCGAGAGCCGGAATTTCCTCGGCGCGATGTTCATGGTGCCGGCGATCGCCATCCTCATCCTGTTTCTGGCTTACCCGCTGGCGCTGGGCTTCTGGCTCGGCATGACCGACACCAAGATCGGTGGCGCCGGGCGCTACATCGGCTTCCAGAATTTCGTCTCGCTGTCGAAGGACTCGGTGTTCTGGCTGTCGGTGTTCAACACCATCTTCTACACGGTCGCCGCCAGCGCGGTGAAATTCGCCATCGGCCTCTATTTGGCGCTGCTGCTCAACGAACGGCTACCGATGAAGTCGATGGTCCGCGCCATCGTCCTGTTGCCCTTCGTCGTGCCCACGGTGCTCTCTGCGATTGCGTTCTGGTGGATCTATGACAGCCAGTTCTCGATCATCTCCTGGGTGTTGATCAAGGCCGGCCTGATCACACGCTATATCGATTTCCTTGGCGATCCCTGGAATGCGCGCTGGTCGGTCGTCGCCGCCAATATCTGGCGCGGCGTGCCCTTCGTGGCGATCACGCTGCTGGCGGGATTACAGACCATCTCGCCCTCGCTCTATGAGGCCGCCAATCTCGACGGCGCCACCAATCTGCAGCGCTTCCGCCACATCACGCTGCCGATGCTGTCGCCGATCATCGCGGTCGTGATGACGTTCTCGGTGCTGATGACCTTCACCGACTTCCAGCTCATCTACACCATCACGCGGGGTGGGCCGATCAACTCCACCCATCTGATGGCGACGCTGTCGTTCCAGCGCGCCATCACCGGCGGCAATCTGGGCGAGGGCGCGGCGATCTCGAACGCCATGATTCCGTTCCTGGTCGCGGCGATCCTGCTCAGCTTCTTTGGGCTTCAGCGTTCCCGGTGGCAGCAGGGCGGGAGGGACTGA
- a CDS encoding ABC transporter substrate-binding protein yields MSDFDRRSVLKVGLGGAALLAGPGIVPVRAAEWTNTPEPNASIRVLRWKQFIQAEFDKFAEQTKAFSEKTGVKIKLEAESWEDIRPKAAVAANVGAGPDLIIGTLDDPHKFPEKLIDMTDVADYLGAQYGGWYPVAERYGKKGNSWIAIPQGATGGCLNYRVSHVKAAGFDEFPKDTAGFLKLCQALKKNNTPAGFALGHATGDANGWCQWALWAFGGKVVNDKNEVVIDSPETIAALEYVKQLYETFIPGVLSWNDSNNNKAFLNGELSLTLNGISIWTVGKNSTDPKQQEIAKDMNHAPMPIGPVGVSTEQQNVLVYYGYKHSKYPKAVKEYIKFMMDKANYDAWEVSSNGYVSPPLPAYNDNPVWTSDPKITPYRDCLKRCRDNGYAGDLGYASAAVMGDFVVVDMFAEAASGSVTPKAAAARAAERAKRYYQV; encoded by the coding sequence ATGAGCGATTTCGACAGGCGAAGTGTGCTTAAAGTCGGTCTGGGCGGCGCGGCGCTGCTGGCCGGCCCGGGCATCGTGCCGGTGCGCGCGGCGGAGTGGACCAACACGCCCGAGCCGAACGCTTCCATCCGCGTCTTGCGCTGGAAGCAGTTCATTCAGGCCGAGTTCGACAAATTCGCCGAGCAGACCAAGGCGTTCTCCGAGAAGACCGGCGTCAAGATCAAGCTCGAGGCCGAGAGTTGGGAGGACATCCGCCCGAAAGCCGCGGTCGCCGCCAATGTCGGCGCCGGTCCCGACCTGATCATCGGCACGCTCGATGATCCCCACAAGTTCCCGGAAAAGCTGATCGACATGACTGACGTCGCCGACTATCTCGGCGCGCAGTATGGCGGCTGGTATCCGGTTGCTGAACGCTACGGCAAGAAGGGCAACAGCTGGATCGCCATTCCGCAGGGCGCGACCGGCGGCTGCCTGAACTACCGCGTCAGCCACGTGAAGGCCGCCGGCTTCGATGAATTCCCCAAGGACACTGCCGGCTTCCTCAAGCTCTGCCAGGCGCTGAAGAAGAACAACACGCCGGCCGGCTTCGCGCTCGGCCACGCCACGGGCGACGCCAACGGCTGGTGCCAGTGGGCGCTGTGGGCCTTCGGCGGCAAGGTCGTCAACGACAAGAACGAGGTCGTGATCGACTCGCCGGAGACGATCGCCGCGCTCGAATACGTCAAGCAGCTCTACGAGACCTTCATCCCCGGCGTGCTGTCGTGGAATGACTCGAACAATAACAAGGCGTTCCTCAACGGCGAGCTCAGCCTGACGCTGAACGGCATCTCGATCTGGACGGTCGGAAAGAACTCGACCGATCCGAAGCAGCAGGAAATCGCCAAGGACATGAACCACGCGCCGATGCCGATCGGTCCCGTGGGCGTGTCGACCGAGCAGCAGAACGTGCTCGTCTATTACGGCTACAAGCACTCGAAGTATCCGAAGGCGGTCAAGGAATACATCAAGTTCATGATGGACAAGGCGAACTACGACGCCTGGGAGGTCTCCTCCAACGGCTACGTGTCGCCGCCGCTTCCGGCCTACAACGACAACCCGGTGTGGACGTCGGATCCGAAGATCACGCCGTATCGCGACTGCCTGAAGCGCTGCCGCGACAACGGCTATGCCGGCGATCTCGGCTATGCCTCCGCCGCTGTCATGGGCGACTTCGTCGTCGTCGACATGTTCGCGGAAGCCGCGTCAGGCTCCGTGACGCCGAAGGCGGCAGCCGCACGCGCGGCCGAGCGCGCCAAGCGCTACTACCAGGTCTGA